In bacterium, a single window of DNA contains:
- a CDS encoding oligopeptide/dipeptide ABC transporter ATP-binding protein has protein sequence MLEVVELKKYFSLKASFFSKTKGAIKALDGVSFSLEKGKILGIVGESGSGKSTLAKVILGLSPPTSGAIYFDGKEVSSKTKGKNISIVFQNPDSSLSPRKRLYDILKEPLIIHKIEDKEKRIDELLSLIGFKREDLKKYPHQFSGGQKQRIAIARALSIKPKLLIADEPVSSLDVSMRGGIINLLFSLVSEFSLSLLFISHDLAVVSYIADDVAVIYLGKIVEKGAGDEIFKNPKHPYTKSLIASIPPCHPRERRFVNISLSEEHSKQGCPFYPRCPEKKGICEIKDPPLTFFSKEHFVLCHNVSP, from the coding sequence ATGCTTGAGGTAGTTGAGCTAAAGAAATATTTCTCCCTCAAGGCTTCTTTTTTTTCAAAGACAAAGGGAGCAATAAAAGCCCTTGATGGTGTAAGTTTTTCTTTAGAAAAAGGAAAAATCCTAGGTATTGTTGGAGAGAGTGGATCTGGAAAATCAACCCTTGCAAAGGTTATATTAGGTCTTTCTCCACCTACATCTGGAGCCATTTATTTTGACGGAAAGGAGGTTTCATCAAAGACTAAAGGGAAAAACATTTCTATTGTCTTTCAAAACCCAGATTCCTCCTTAAGCCCAAGAAAGAGGCTTTATGATATATTAAAAGAACCACTCATTATTCATAAAATAGAAGATAAGGAAAAAAGGATAGATGAGCTTCTCTCTTTAATTGGCTTTAAAAGAGAGGATCTTAAAAAATATCCCCATCAATTTTCAGGTGGACAAAAACAAAGAATAGCCATTGCAAGGGCTTTGTCAATAAAACCGAAGCTTCTTATCGCCGATGAGCCTGTATCATCCCTGGATGTATCAATGAGGGGAGGGATAATCAACCTTTTGTTTTCTCTTGTCAGCGAATTTTCTCTTTCCCTTTTGTTTATCTCACATGATTTAGCTGTAGTTTCCTATATTGCTGATGATGTTGCTGTTATCTATTTGGGAAAGATTGTTGAAAAAGGAGCGGGGGATGAGATTTTTAAAAACCCAAAGCATCCCTACACAAAATCCCTCATTGCCTCAATTCCTCCATGCCATCCAAGGGAAAGAAGATTTGTTAATATCTCACTCAGTGAAGAACATTCCAAACAAGGATGCCCATTTTACCCAAGATGCCCGGAAAAGAAAGGGATTTGTGAAATAAAAGACCCACCCCTTACTTTTTTCTCAAAAGAGCATTTTGTTCTATGTCATAATGTTTCACCTTAA